Proteins encoded within one genomic window of Cytophagales bacterium:
- a CDS encoding RDD family protein yields the protein MSRRNLFTDKFQNKSNEELRDIVNNESNFQKDAVLAAIWLLEERGDFSEADEVTKHSLEAESEQKQAEELKEQKYATFWERSIAAGIDGVVLTPIGYLLNYLTGSEIGTIVVIGNLLNNFFPYLYSIFFHARYGQTVGKMVMDLKVVDHKTEEAIGLTQAFKRDSVPVALILLLSLYLSIAVGSLDSFEIIANPSAIATLVFVGILSIIWALLEVISMLFNEKFRAIHDLIAGTVVVHSD from the coding sequence ATGAGCAGAAGGAATCTTTTTACCGACAAATTTCAAAATAAAAGCAACGAGGAACTTAGAGACATTGTCAACAATGAAAGCAACTTCCAGAAGGATGCTGTGCTTGCGGCCATTTGGCTGTTGGAAGAACGAGGAGACTTTTCCGAAGCGGATGAAGTAACGAAGCATTCACTGGAAGCTGAAAGTGAGCAAAAGCAAGCCGAAGAACTGAAAGAACAGAAATATGCTACCTTTTGGGAAAGATCCATTGCTGCTGGCATTGATGGCGTTGTTTTGACACCCATAGGATATCTACTCAACTACTTAACAGGGTCAGAAATAGGAACGATTGTCGTGATCGGCAATCTCCTCAACAATTTCTTCCCTTACCTCTATTCTATCTTCTTCCATGCACGCTATGGACAAACAGTTGGAAAAATGGTGATGGATTTGAAAGTCGTGGATCATAAAACTGAAGAAGCAATCGGACTCACACAAGCCTTCAAAAGAGATAGCGTACCTGTCGCATTGATCTTACTATTATCCTTATATCTCTCAATTGCAGTTGGCAGCCTCGATTCATTCGAAATCATTGCGAACCCTTCAGCTATCGCAACACTGGTTTTTGTCGGTATTCTTTCTATTATTTGGGCGTTGCTGGAAGTAATTTCCATGTTATTTAACGAAAAGTTCAGGGCCATACATGATTTGATCGCCGGAACAGTTGTTGTGCATTCAGATTAA
- a CDS encoding AraC family transcriptional regulator codes for MIFPITNNSQVNTSAFNVCVLLNGSITIEQGASSFAIPARSFFFFDQPFEIIAASPFLEGFVLTLSSEFLNDFPEIKDQLSDIKAFFNPITLRAPEAKRNFITSLLEANDKDRLAASYTHICWSELLKDHEHAQDELSTVAQFSDLIDQHIEQNYCAGTYAEMMGIPLKKLIREVRKEENKTPCSFITKKVIDRAKHKLTHTDDTSQMIAYQLGFDDPYYFIKYFKKNTDMTPTQYRESMLTV; via the coding sequence ATGATCTTTCCTATTACGAACAACAGCCAGGTCAATACCTCGGCATTCAATGTCTGTGTATTATTGAATGGTAGCATTACCATTGAGCAAGGCGCATCCAGCTTTGCTATTCCTGCCAGGAGCTTTTTCTTTTTTGATCAACCTTTTGAAATCATTGCAGCATCACCATTTCTGGAAGGATTTGTGTTGACGTTAAGCAGTGAGTTTTTGAACGACTTTCCTGAAATAAAGGATCAACTTTCAGATATAAAGGCTTTTTTCAACCCCATTACCTTAAGAGCCCCTGAGGCCAAGAGAAATTTCATCACCTCGCTACTGGAAGCAAATGACAAAGATCGATTAGCGGCAAGCTATACGCATATCTGCTGGAGTGAGCTTCTCAAGGATCACGAGCATGCCCAAGATGAATTATCTACCGTTGCGCAATTCTCTGATTTGATCGATCAGCACATCGAACAAAACTACTGTGCAGGTACTTATGCAGAAATGATGGGAATTCCTCTGAAGAAACTGATCCGTGAAGTGCGGAAAGAAGAGAATAAAACCCCTTGTAGTTTCATTACTAAAAAAGTTATCGATAGGGCCAAGCACAAACTCACGCATACGGATGATACCAGTCAGATGATTGCCTACCAATTGGGATTCGATGATCCGTACTACTTCATTAAATATTTTAAAAAGAACACGGACATGACCCCCACGCAATACCGGGAGTCCATGCTGACGGTGTAA